The following proteins are co-located in the Leptospira hartskeerlii genome:
- the hemL gene encoding glutamate-1-semialdehyde 2,1-aminomutase, which produces MFPSSKELFERAKKVAPGGVHSPVRSFRSVGGDPVFFQTGKGAKLTDVSGKEYIDYCLSFGPLILGHRDEDVQKIVSETVDLAWSFGAAEPYSLELAEWIVSKIPWVEKIRFVNSGTEAVMSALRVARAATGRDKILKFDGCYHGHLDALLVKAGSGLAGESSSDSAGIGSELIKNTLVLPLDDEKAVEELFAKEGKNIAALVIEPLPANYGLLVQRKEFLSKIVEIARKHGSLVLFDEVISGFRVGLTGMSGELGIAPDLVTYGKIIGGGFPVGAYAGKAELLDLVAPQGPVYQAGTLSASPFGMRAGLATLKKCEKDNVWDILENRTKSFVSGMVSILRERDPEGDWDSSVHSSLFWFHKKSPSPIRTVDKIPVGHKEGFAKVFHALLSEGIYLAPSGYEVGFLSYAHSDKILSETLEKADSALKKLKV; this is translated from the coding sequence ATGTTTCCAAGTTCTAAGGAACTTTTTGAAAGAGCAAAAAAAGTTGCACCGGGCGGAGTACATTCTCCCGTTAGATCCTTTCGTTCCGTGGGGGGAGATCCTGTATTCTTCCAAACCGGAAAAGGTGCTAAACTTACGGATGTTTCCGGAAAAGAATACATAGATTATTGTTTAAGCTTCGGTCCTTTGATCTTAGGTCATAGAGACGAAGATGTCCAAAAGATCGTATCCGAAACTGTGGACCTTGCTTGGAGTTTCGGCGCTGCAGAACCTTATTCATTAGAACTCGCAGAATGGATCGTGTCCAAGATCCCTTGGGTAGAGAAAATCAGATTCGTGAATAGCGGAACCGAAGCGGTAATGAGCGCTTTACGTGTGGCTCGTGCTGCAACAGGTCGTGATAAAATCCTAAAATTCGACGGATGTTACCATGGCCATTTGGATGCTTTACTTGTAAAAGCAGGTTCCGGGCTTGCCGGAGAATCTTCTTCCGATAGTGCTGGAATTGGTTCAGAACTCATCAAAAATACTTTGGTCCTTCCTTTGGACGACGAAAAAGCAGTAGAGGAACTTTTTGCAAAAGAAGGCAAGAATATCGCAGCATTAGTGATAGAACCTCTGCCTGCAAATTACGGTTTATTAGTACAAAGAAAAGAATTCTTATCTAAGATCGTAGAGATTGCCAGAAAACACGGGAGTCTTGTGCTATTTGACGAAGTGATCAGCGGGTTTCGAGTAGGTCTCACCGGAATGAGCGGAGAATTAGGAATTGCGCCTGATCTTGTGACTTACGGAAAGATCATAGGCGGAGGATTCCCTGTCGGAGCTTACGCTGGGAAAGCTGAGCTGTTAGACCTGGTTGCACCACAAGGGCCTGTGTATCAAGCTGGAACGTTAAGCGCTAGCCCTTTTGGAATGAGAGCCGGCCTGGCTACATTGAAAAAATGCGAAAAAGATAATGTATGGGATATTTTGGAAAATCGCACCAAGTCTTTCGTTTCCGGAATGGTCTCTATCTTAAGGGAGAGAGATCCTGAGGGAGACTGGGATTCCAGTGTACATTCTTCTTTATTTTGGTTCCATAAAAAATCACCCTCCCCTATCCGCACTGTGGATAAGATCCCTGTCGGCCATAAAGAAGGTTTTGCAAAAGTATTTCATGCACTTCTTTCGGAAGGGATCTATCTTGCACCTTCCGGTTATGAAGTCGGTTTTTTGAGCTATGCTCATTCCGACAAAATACTTTCTGAAACATTGGAGAAGGCGGATTCCGCATTAAAGAAATTGAAAGTATGA
- a CDS encoding 1,4-dihydroxy-6-naphthoate synthase — translation MELSLAYSPCPNDTFIFYHLISGKTKAPFSVKEELYDVEQLNQFANKGKFQATKISFAALFQVADNYSLLDSGSALGRNCGPIIIKKAGSSVGTPNRKKILVPGLWTTANLLTHLYLKGDFTPVPTRYDLILDKVKNGEADFGIVIHEERFTYEARGLSKVEDLGEWWEGTTGAHIPLGCIAIRRDLPSQTKHDLDSAIKESLSLAYQNRESMYDYILKHSQTTTREVADAHIDLYVNEFSKSLGKEGERAIRLLQQKALETGLLPPEKEKDLFL, via the coding sequence ATGGAACTCAGTCTGGCATATTCTCCCTGTCCGAACGACACATTCATCTTCTATCATCTCATCTCCGGAAAAACCAAAGCACCATTTTCCGTAAAAGAAGAACTATACGATGTGGAACAACTGAACCAATTCGCAAACAAAGGAAAATTCCAAGCCACGAAAATTTCATTCGCAGCGTTGTTCCAAGTTGCAGACAATTATTCTCTTTTGGACAGCGGATCAGCACTCGGTAGGAACTGCGGCCCGATCATCATAAAAAAAGCGGGTTCTTCTGTAGGAACTCCCAACAGGAAAAAAATTTTGGTCCCGGGGCTCTGGACCACTGCAAACTTACTCACACATCTATATTTAAAAGGGGATTTTACACCAGTTCCTACACGCTATGACCTGATCCTTGACAAAGTAAAAAATGGAGAAGCTGACTTCGGAATAGTCATCCATGAAGAAAGATTCACTTACGAAGCAAGAGGTCTCTCCAAAGTAGAAGATTTAGGAGAATGGTGGGAAGGCACAACAGGCGCACATATTCCACTTGGATGTATCGCAATCCGCAGAGATCTTCCTTCCCAAACAAAACATGACTTAGATTCGGCGATTAAGGAAAGTCTTTCTCTTGCATACCAAAACAGAGAAAGTATGTACGATTATATTTTAAAACATTCTCAAACCACAACAAGAGAAGTGGCGGATGCACATATAGATCTTTATGTGAATGAATTTTCTAAAAGTTTAGGAAAGGAAGGAGAAAGGGCCATCCGCTTATTACAGCAAAAAGCCCTAGAAACAGGATTACTTCCTCCGGAAAAAGAGAAGGACTTATTCCTTTAG
- the hemB gene encoding porphobilinogen synthase, giving the protein MSSESLLGLRRNRLNAPLRNLVSSESLNPRKLVQPIFVTESLKSPEKMSSLPGVFRDSQESILSQVESDLKNGVEHFLLFLVPEKKSDDSIPKSFYKNVIGNIKSKFPEAFLWVDTCLCSLTTHGHCGLLDPKGRIDNISSVKRLSELALCYAESGADGISPSDMMDGRIRSHRNILDSNGFQHVPIMSYSTKFKSHFYGPFREAAESAPGHGDRSSYQIDVRNREDSILSSIRDTEEGADLLMVKPGMTSIDLILPIKEQTGLPVGAYQVSGEYASIAMLAENGFCKFEDALKETWQVFSRAGASYLITYAARRGKEILG; this is encoded by the coding sequence ATGAGTTCCGAGAGTTTGTTGGGTCTGAGAAGAAATCGCCTCAATGCCCCGCTCAGAAATTTGGTTTCTTCGGAGAGTTTGAACCCAAGAAAACTGGTCCAGCCGATATTCGTAACCGAAAGTCTGAAATCTCCGGAAAAAATGTCCTCTTTACCTGGAGTATTCCGTGATAGCCAAGAGTCCATTCTGTCTCAAGTAGAATCGGATCTGAAGAATGGCGTGGAACATTTCCTTCTATTCTTGGTTCCTGAGAAAAAGTCGGATGATTCTATCCCGAAATCATTTTATAAAAACGTAATTGGTAATATAAAATCCAAATTCCCTGAGGCTTTTCTCTGGGTGGATACTTGTCTTTGTTCTTTGACCACTCATGGTCATTGCGGTCTTTTGGATCCTAAAGGCAGAATAGATAATATTAGTTCTGTCAAAAGACTTTCCGAACTGGCTCTCTGCTATGCTGAGTCAGGTGCGGATGGCATTTCTCCTTCCGATATGATGGATGGAAGAATTAGAAGTCACAGAAATATTCTGGACTCAAATGGTTTCCAGCATGTTCCAATCATGAGTTATTCTACAAAATTCAAGAGCCATTTTTACGGACCGTTCAGAGAAGCTGCAGAGTCTGCTCCTGGTCATGGAGATCGTTCTTCTTACCAAATAGATGTAAGAAACAGAGAGGATTCTATTCTTTCTTCTATCAGAGACACGGAAGAAGGCGCAGATCTTTTGATGGTTAAGCCAGGCATGACTTCTATTGATCTGATCTTGCCGATCAAAGAGCAAACTGGACTGCCTGTCGGTGCTTATCAAGTCAGTGGAGAATATGCATCTATTGCAATGCTCGCAGAAAATGGATTTTGTAAATTTGAAGATGCTCTTAAAGAAACATGGCAAGTGTTTTCCAGAGCAGGTGCGTCTTATCTGATCACTTACGCCGCAAGAAGAGGAAAGGAGATTTTAGGCTGA
- a CDS encoding HAD-IIB family hydrolase, with product MDIISHSHKFPKLDGLLPFHTIAMDLDGTLLDSRASISSLNHYVLQTALDQGVGLIIATGRRFSSALPYAQEFRGNVTVVANNGQVLRSSPSGERISETYISENATYAVLSLGKKKGHSPLLHVDRFEEGIDILIESPITDEKYHNYSGGDIARTKLVGDLLEHSSDRALVVCYLSLIKEELIELEKELLSLPESFEYRTVITKIPGVSYCLEVLEKGVSKWTAIQSYLKISGLGEAGVISFGDELNDREMLYSSGYGFAMKNAVPILKEGASYITKYSNNEDGIAMTLLELSVLSFR from the coding sequence ATGGATATCATTTCTCATTCGCACAAATTTCCAAAATTGGACGGGCTTCTCCCCTTTCATACGATTGCAATGGATCTGGACGGAACACTTTTGGATTCTAGGGCTTCTATTTCCAGTTTGAATCATTATGTTTTGCAGACCGCATTGGATCAGGGGGTTGGGCTAATCATCGCTACAGGAAGAAGGTTCTCTTCTGCACTTCCATACGCTCAGGAATTTCGGGGGAATGTGACTGTGGTGGCCAATAATGGGCAGGTGCTCCGAAGTTCTCCAAGTGGAGAAAGAATTTCAGAAACATATATTTCTGAAAACGCAACATACGCAGTTTTATCTTTAGGAAAGAAGAAGGGCCACTCTCCCCTTCTCCATGTAGATCGATTCGAGGAAGGGATCGATATCTTAATCGAGTCTCCGATCACGGATGAAAAGTATCATAATTATTCAGGTGGAGATATCGCGAGAACCAAGTTGGTTGGAGACCTTTTAGAACATTCTTCGGATCGTGCGCTTGTGGTATGTTATCTTTCTCTAATAAAAGAAGAATTGATCGAATTAGAAAAGGAACTTCTATCCTTGCCTGAGTCTTTCGAATATAGGACCGTAATCACCAAAATCCCCGGAGTATCTTACTGCTTGGAAGTTTTGGAGAAGGGAGTTTCCAAGTGGACAGCAATCCAGTCTTATCTAAAAATTTCAGGCTTAGGCGAGGCTGGAGTGATTTCTTTCGGCGACGAGCTGAATGATAGAGAAATGCTTTATTCTTCCGGATACGGATTTGCGATGAAGAATGCGGTGCCTATTTTGAAAGAAGGTGCTTCTTATATTACTAAATATTCAAATAATGAAGATGGGATCGCGATGACTCTTTTGGAATTATCCGTGCTTTCGTTTAGATAA
- a CDS encoding sensor histidine kinase, translating into MKVFDSKKIVLPVIWVMTTVSLGVWWLFLGLRQNKMTTELAARLGSQVDIDFLEKLERQSSMIKMEGAFFLFLLVIGGATLVWLTFREEKRNKLIHDFFSTVTHEMKTPLASLRLQAESLLEEGVEAGKDKLLHRLLKDSDRIESQMNKALYLASLMRSEGLYLEELDLRHWEESLREEWSELDIQTEWKETKVLADRRALESIFRNLLENSVQHGGATKVKILSEPISGDRIKFKFEDNGKGFSGNFKLLGRLFLRHTSTSGTGVGLYIAEKLAGRMGGNFSVRNSESGGFLAELILPSYSFQRRSGV; encoded by the coding sequence ATGAAGGTCTTCGATTCCAAAAAGATTGTTTTGCCGGTAATCTGGGTTATGACTACGGTTTCGCTCGGGGTATGGTGGCTTTTTTTGGGATTAAGACAGAATAAAATGACGACTGAACTTGCCGCCCGTTTGGGATCTCAGGTCGATATTGATTTTTTAGAAAAATTAGAAAGACAAAGTTCTATGATCAAAATGGAAGGCGCCTTCTTTCTCTTTTTATTAGTGATTGGCGGCGCAACTTTAGTCTGGTTAACATTCCGGGAAGAAAAAAGAAACAAACTCATTCACGATTTTTTCTCCACAGTCACTCATGAAATGAAAACTCCTTTAGCAAGTCTCAGGTTGCAAGCGGAGAGTTTATTGGAAGAAGGTGTGGAAGCAGGCAAAGACAAACTTCTTCACAGATTATTAAAGGACTCTGACCGGATCGAATCTCAAATGAACAAGGCATTGTATCTTGCAAGCTTGATGAGATCTGAAGGATTATATTTGGAAGAGTTGGACCTCCGACACTGGGAGGAAAGTCTAAGAGAAGAGTGGTCCGAGTTGGATATCCAGACTGAATGGAAAGAAACCAAAGTGTTAGCGGACAGGAGAGCCTTAGAGAGTATTTTTAGAAATCTTTTGGAAAACTCCGTGCAACATGGAGGGGCCACGAAAGTAAAAATACTTTCAGAACCAATTTCCGGAGATAGGATCAAATTTAAATTCGAAGATAATGGAAAAGGTTTCTCCGGTAATTTTAAATTATTAGGAAGATTATTCCTAAGGCATACGAGCACCAGTGGCACCGGAGTTGGGTTGTATATCGCCGAAAAGTTAGCCGGAAGAATGGGAGGAAATTTCTCCGTTCGAAATTCCGAGTCGGGAGGATTTTTGGCAGAGTTGATTTTGCCTTCTTATTCTTTTCAAAGGAGAAGCGGCGTATGA
- a CDS encoding hydroxymethylbilane synthase gives MSDVLRIGSRKSSLAKLQTCLVQDQLRKLYPELELQLFFKEASGDQDLTTPLWKMGSRGVFTQDLTKELVQGNVDVVVHSFKDLDLEGHDGTEILMVLPRADQRDVLLFKRSSYENPPKEIKIHSSSPRREYNLSAFLPSALPSRLQNLPISFHPVRGNVQTRLRKWKSDPEVSGLVVAKAAIDRLLAENFSFSSTEEYSEVRKEIRSAIANELFMVLPLSKNPNAPAQGALAAEIRKGDEKTKKLLLPLSNRKEEAAVLEERKILSYFGGGCHQKIGVSVILGGPADFLFVRGKTDSGSELDAFDRWNGEELPIPSSLDLVFPKPRQGFRMKRSPVQASVPKEKFWFVSRADSLPKDWELPGPETIFIVAGAKTWEKLASRDVWVNGSTDGLGEEDAKDIVSFYESNPDFIKLTHEESDIIEGVWKRFVTYKVDFDSEQPDLSTYSHFFWMSASQFDRAYKKNPEIGSRIHSCGTGATYKYIRKTLGSNAKIFAFPNFESWERACKGEAPDFLTKRGAV, from the coding sequence TTGTCCGACGTTTTAAGAATCGGTTCCCGAAAAAGTTCCCTCGCTAAATTACAGACCTGCCTCGTACAAGATCAATTGCGTAAATTGTATCCTGAGTTGGAGCTCCAACTTTTTTTCAAAGAAGCAAGCGGGGATCAAGATCTAACCACTCCACTCTGGAAAATGGGAAGCAGAGGTGTATTCACCCAAGACTTAACCAAAGAGCTTGTCCAAGGAAATGTGGATGTAGTCGTTCACTCCTTTAAGGATTTAGATCTGGAAGGTCATGATGGCACTGAAATTCTAATGGTACTTCCTCGCGCAGACCAAAGAGATGTTCTGCTATTTAAAAGATCTTCTTACGAAAATCCTCCTAAAGAAATTAAGATCCATTCTTCAAGTCCAAGAAGAGAATATAATCTTTCTGCATTTCTTCCGAGTGCACTCCCCTCTCGTTTACAAAATTTGCCGATCAGTTTTCATCCTGTAAGAGGGAATGTTCAGACTAGACTCCGTAAATGGAAATCCGATCCTGAGGTTTCGGGACTCGTAGTAGCAAAGGCTGCGATAGATCGTCTTCTTGCTGAAAATTTTTCTTTTTCTTCCACGGAAGAATATTCGGAAGTCAGAAAAGAAATTAGATCTGCCATTGCGAATGAACTGTTTATGGTTCTGCCTTTATCAAAAAATCCGAATGCACCCGCGCAAGGTGCACTTGCTGCTGAGATCCGAAAAGGTGACGAGAAGACTAAAAAACTTTTACTTCCACTTTCGAATCGGAAAGAAGAGGCGGCAGTTCTTGAAGAAAGGAAAATTCTCTCTTACTTTGGCGGGGGTTGCCACCAGAAGATCGGGGTCTCCGTAATTTTGGGAGGACCTGCCGATTTTCTATTCGTTCGAGGTAAGACTGATTCAGGTTCCGAGTTAGACGCGTTTGATCGATGGAATGGAGAAGAATTACCGATCCCTTCTTCTTTAGATCTTGTATTTCCGAAACCGAGACAGGGTTTTAGAATGAAACGTTCTCCTGTTCAAGCGTCGGTTCCTAAAGAAAAGTTTTGGTTTGTTTCTCGCGCGGATTCTTTGCCTAAGGATTGGGAGTTGCCGGGACCAGAAACGATTTTTATCGTGGCTGGTGCAAAAACCTGGGAGAAGTTAGCTTCCAGGGATGTTTGGGTAAACGGCTCCACAGACGGTTTGGGAGAAGAAGACGCGAAAGATATCGTTAGTTTTTATGAATCCAATCCTGACTTTATTAAGCTCACTCATGAAGAGAGCGATATCATTGAGGGAGTTTGGAAAAGGTTCGTAACTTATAAAGTGGACTTTGATTCTGAACAGCCTGATCTTTCCACGTACTCTCATTTTTTCTGGATGAGCGCTTCTCAATTCGATAGAGCTTATAAAAAGAATCCTGAAATAGGCTCTCGTATTCATTCTTGCGGAACCGGCGCTACGTATAAATATATTAGAAAAACATTAGGTTCGAATGCGAAAATTTTCGCATTCCCGAACTTTGAATCTTGGGAGAGAGCCTGCAAGGGTGAAGCCCCGGATTTTCTTACAAAAAGAGGTGCTGTATGA
- a CDS encoding glutamyl-tRNA reductase, whose translation MWSTLQVFHSESSDRDLLSLPDAFSWKTCMRTVLISDSRIHPHPENLPSHWESKSGYEAYRLLLEIISGLKSKLFGETEVLSQFKQRFQEVPDLAFGDYLAKLRDNLIEDCRTLRSGYLQNLGEQSYGGLADKYLSEASNPPKEIVLFGTGQLAEKILPWLSHSNRKTKIVGRNPNRLEFLSSVSGSSSHLMEDWSPNGEAWVIAAPMDCSVWMDKLAPGNLVLDFREEPLEEAWPSDIVYISFAQMLSSLKETEERTRKVKEELKSVLDELLEERELEAHQFVFGWDDLPCPTF comes from the coding sequence ATGTGGTCCACATTACAAGTTTTTCACTCTGAATCTTCCGACAGGGATTTGTTGTCTCTTCCAGATGCATTTTCTTGGAAGACTTGTATGCGCACTGTTCTTATTTCAGATTCCAGGATCCATCCGCATCCGGAAAATCTTCCTTCTCATTGGGAAAGTAAATCCGGTTACGAAGCATATAGACTTCTTCTCGAAATTATCTCAGGCTTAAAATCTAAATTATTCGGAGAAACAGAAGTTCTCTCTCAATTCAAACAAAGATTTCAAGAAGTGCCTGATCTCGCTTTCGGAGATTATTTGGCAAAGCTCAGAGACAATTTAATTGAAGATTGTAGGACTCTTCGCTCCGGTTATTTGCAAAATTTGGGAGAGCAATCTTATGGTGGTTTGGCGGATAAATATTTATCCGAAGCTTCCAATCCTCCTAAGGAGATTGTACTCTTTGGGACCGGACAACTTGCTGAAAAGATCCTGCCTTGGCTTTCTCATTCTAATAGAAAAACTAAGATCGTTGGACGTAATCCAAATCGTTTGGAATTTTTATCTTCCGTTTCCGGTTCTTCTTCTCATTTAATGGAAGATTGGTCTCCTAATGGAGAAGCTTGGGTGATCGCCGCTCCTATGGACTGCTCAGTTTGGATGGATAAGCTGGCTCCAGGCAATCTCGTCTTAGATTTTAGAGAAGAGCCTTTGGAAGAAGCATGGCCTTCAGATATCGTATATATTTCCTTTGCCCAGATGCTTTCTTCCTTGAAAGAAACGGAAGAAAGGACCAGAAAAGTGAAGGAAGAATTAAAATCCGTTTTAGACGAGCTTTTGGAAGAAAGAGAACTGGAAGCTCATCAATTTGTATTCGGTTGGGATGACCTACCTTGTCCGACGTTTTAA
- a CDS encoding response regulator transcription factor — protein MKAKLLLVEDDRSLGETLKERLEKEGYEMVWTVSAQSAKVLAADSKPDLILLDVRLPDGDGFELAEELKSRKDCPPFLFLTAHSGAPERLRGFELGAEEFIPKPFHLKELLIRVKHVLESHKHSIKQAKYSYEGYLLDFYGYCILTPSKEEIHLSKRDCALLNFLVEERGRTVSRDEILDRLWGEEKFPTNRTIDNSIVRLRQAFGDRGEDAIRSVRGVGYQWIGDLKNV, from the coding sequence ATGAAAGCGAAATTATTACTAGTAGAAGACGATCGTTCTTTAGGGGAAACTTTAAAGGAACGTTTGGAAAAAGAAGGATACGAAATGGTTTGGACGGTCTCCGCCCAGTCTGCAAAAGTTTTGGCCGCAGATTCCAAGCCGGATCTAATCCTTTTAGATGTTCGTTTGCCTGACGGAGATGGATTTGAATTAGCGGAAGAATTAAAATCCAGAAAAGATTGCCCTCCATTTTTATTCTTAACTGCGCATTCAGGAGCGCCTGAACGTTTGAGAGGTTTCGAACTAGGCGCGGAAGAATTTATACCTAAACCATTCCATCTAAAGGAATTGTTGATCAGGGTAAAACACGTATTAGAATCTCATAAACATTCCATAAAACAGGCTAAATATTCTTACGAAGGGTATCTTCTGGATTTTTACGGATATTGTATCCTTACACCTTCCAAAGAAGAGATCCATCTTTCTAAGAGAGACTGTGCTCTCTTGAACTTTTTAGTGGAAGAAAGAGGAAGAACAGTTAGCAGAGATGAGATTTTAGATCGCCTTTGGGGAGAGGAAAAATTCCCTACAAATAGAACTATAGATAATTCCATTGTTAGATTACGCCAAGCCTTCGGAGACAGGGGTGAGGATGCGATCCGCTCTGTGAGAGGGGTCGGCTACCAATGGATCGGAGACTTAAAGAATGTCTAA
- the metF gene encoding methylenetetrahydrofolate reductase [NAD(P)H]: MKKILEIYKTAKTPVYSFEFFPPKTPEGEVKLFEAVEELSKVDPGYITVTYGAGGSTRDKTIRITSELAKKFSLPAAAHFTCVGGNKDEIRVILKQIRESGIENLMALRGDPPKGEEAFKKVEGGFSHASELISFIKAEGFDFCMGAACYPEKHPEAASLESDVDNLKRKVDSGASYLVSQLFFKNSNFESFLNLIRKKGINVPVIPGIMPITSFAQIERFKAMAACEFPEKLVSDLEEVKDQPQEFYKRSTNFSVSQCRELVKMGAPGIHLYTLNQSPASLDIVRELKKLKE; this comes from the coding sequence ATGAAAAAGATATTAGAAATTTATAAAACGGCAAAAACGCCGGTGTACTCTTTCGAGTTTTTCCCTCCTAAAACTCCGGAAGGAGAAGTGAAGTTATTTGAAGCTGTGGAAGAATTATCCAAGGTAGATCCTGGTTATATCACTGTGACTTACGGTGCTGGTGGTTCTACTCGAGATAAAACGATCCGAATTACTTCCGAATTAGCTAAAAAATTCTCTCTTCCTGCGGCGGCTCATTTTACCTGTGTGGGCGGAAACAAGGACGAGATCAGAGTTATTTTAAAACAGATCCGGGAGTCTGGGATTGAAAACCTAATGGCACTCCGAGGAGATCCTCCTAAGGGAGAAGAGGCTTTCAAGAAGGTAGAAGGTGGATTCAGTCATGCAAGCGAGCTTATCTCTTTTATAAAAGCAGAAGGTTTCGATTTTTGTATGGGAGCTGCTTGTTATCCGGAAAAACATCCGGAAGCTGCAAGTTTAGAATCCGATGTGGACAATCTAAAACGCAAAGTGGATTCAGGTGCTTCTTACCTGGTGTCTCAATTGTTTTTTAAAAATTCAAATTTCGAATCTTTCTTAAATCTGATCCGCAAAAAAGGGATCAATGTGCCTGTGATCCCTGGGATCATGCCAATCACTTCTTTTGCTCAAATTGAAAGATTTAAGGCAATGGCTGCCTGTGAATTTCCTGAAAAACTAGTTTCCGATCTGGAAGAAGTGAAGGACCAGCCGCAAGAATTTTATAAAAGAAGTACCAATTTCTCAGTAAGCCAATGCCGCGAGCTGGTCAAGATGGGAGCGCCCGGAATTCATCTTTATACTTTGAACCAATCTCCTGCGAGTTTGGATATAGTTAGAGAACTCAAAAAACTAAAGGAATAA